The genomic window CAAACAGGAAACAAACTGATATGCAAGCTGGCCAGCAGAATATAAAAAACAGAATATAGTTGAGGAATACTCTGGTCTACCAACTGACTACTTTATTGCTTTATTAACATTCTTAGAAGAATTGGGCCTTTTAAACAGAGAGACCACACATTTTAGAATGTTGTTCAACTAAATACAGGGTGTATCCCAGTACTCACCCTCAGAATTGATTGTACTGTCTGCATAGGATAGGTGACTGTGGTGGCAATCGCTTTGGATATTGCACCAATGATGAATACATCCAAAGAAGAAAGCTGGAAAGCAAAGAAAGAAGCAAGTCAATCCTAACAACAAGAAGGTGTCAGAGATGATtattttgctgctttcaaaatcagGGATTACCTTCATCCGTTTCTTTAAAAGCTGCCGTTTCAAACCTTCGTAGAACATGAACTGGATAGCAGGATTGAAGACCAATAGCAAGGAGGGAAATGTGCCATTCCACAAAGCCAAGATTCCTTCATCTCGAATTATCTGGTGAAAAGCATCTAAGCAAGAAATCAGGGACTTTTAAAAAGCACAATACAACTCCCTAACTATAAAGAGACAATGtgaattttgttgaaatataCTCAGAACACAAATCAATTTCCTTCTTGCAATGATATTTTAGAGGAAAGTTCAAAGGTTACTATTTTCTGTTAATAATTAGACACCTACAGTCACTGAGTTGAAAGACCAACTTCAATCACAGGTGACTTTTTCTGAAAATATAGGGTTAGAATGTCAAGTTTTCCTAAGTAATTCATCATCAGGAACTCTATATTAAAGAGAACTGTGGCTGCTATCTCAGGTGTTTCACAAAGTCCATACAACAAAAGATAAGATGGTTCCCTGAAGTTCATTATACAGGATTTGACATATAAGAAAACTGTTCTCACTCCCATAGGTTATATCTGTATTGCTTAACATACAAAGATGGAAACATGGGAAATGAGAAACTGGCATCACAGTAGTATTAAAAAGCAGAAGATTAAAGACATCAGATATTAATCTGTTATCTTTATCTAAAGATAACTCTAGGAAAAAaagtatattctttaaaaatacccacccccctccccttctACTCCATGGAAGCAGTATCCTTCTCTATCCCTTGTCTTTGGGCTTGGCCATATGATGTGCTTTGGTCAACAGAATGCTAGCAGACAACATACAAGTATGGGCTTAAATATGCTTGTATGATTTGGGTGTGTCCCCTTGTGTGTTTGTTATCACCAAGAAAAGGATCCAGGAAAAGAATAAGAGATACATGAAGCTGAGACTCCCAGGCTAGAGTCAGCCTAGATTCGTCAAATCTCTGTCAGTCCAAAGACATGTGAACTAAGTAAATGATTAATGTTCTATGTGCTGATATTTGATGTTGTCTGTTATGCAACATTATCAAGGCAATAGATTTCAggtacaaagagaaaagaaaaccttaaATAGGAACTCATCCAAGAGACACTTACCAATAATACCTTTGTAGTTGGTAGGTACAATGTCTTCATTCCTAAATTTTGCTCCTTGCAGCTTCAGTCTGGTGTTTACCACCCAGAGTGGAGTTGTTAGCAACACATTCACTACTCctttaagaagaaaggaagaaagggggagaagttaaagacaaatgagtttgtatggctaagacacttcaaagtgagttgggaggctaTTCCAGAGGtagcgcttatgcacatcttaaaaggatctcatcaacaaccaaagtagataccccaaatagcaaagctcctcagggatatggagacatccagacaatatagtcagggcagatagctcaggaatttggctccttgccagtgggccctaatccagtatTTATGCACCCAGgatgacagagttagactcaggagtggtttccctatgcattaCTCTTCTGTCCTTcgatttgaacctataattagtactagagttggtaggtgtacatctaagagacttaaatctttgggctgtctatgtgccagctgagccctgaatctcaacggagttgcaacaccgactctccagttcaatggacccACCcagacaactaacagggagaaaATGATGGATAAACAACACACCAAggaccaagagtgtctacaactgcaagcaagagagtcccatccattggatgTATGGGATCGAAAccccccctcaattaatggtggagtgggcatcaccattcccgagtcctcaggtttggggaaatgaactatggacttaaaaaaaaaagaaccggagaggggagcagatgtagctcaagtggttgagcacctgcttcccatgtacaaggttccaggttcgatcctcagtacctcctaaaaacaaacaaaaaaaacaactcttattggggagtggatatagctcagtgattgggcccctgcttcccatgtacgaggtcctgggtgttcaatccctggtacctcctaaaaaagagagagagagagagacgagACAAAGGGAAAGTAAATGTAGCCTTTTAAGCTTTATAGTTTCATTTCAAAGGTTTCACATACCAATGTTCCATTTATACCTTTGCCACTAACTGAATAGGAGACCTAAGACAAGATGTCTCTTTGTGCCTGGGTATAACACACGCCACTTTCATTAGAAGCAATTCAGAAGCCCTGTTGATAGCAAAATGGCTGGTAGCAGCATCTCTAGGCATGAAAAGCGTAataagttttctcatttgtataaTAGGAGACagtctattttccattttatatagtATTAAAAGTAGcaattttgatataattttagaacaataaaaaatagctttagggaagtggacatggctcaaccgatagagcatctgtctaccatatggagggtccagggttcgatccccagggcttcctgacccatgtggtaagctggcccacacgcagtgctgctgccacgcaaggagtgctgtgccactcaggggcgtccctgcataggggtcccccacgtgcaaggagtgcaccccgcaaaggagagccgcctcacgtgaaaaaagcgcagcctccccaggagtggtgccgcacacatggagagctgatgcagcaagatgacacaacaaaaaagagacacagtttcccagtgccgcaggataatgcacacagacacagaaaaacacacagcgaatggacacaagagagagacaatggggggaaaggggagagaaataaataaaataaatctttaaaaaaaaagctttaaagaAGGGAAGTAGTTCATTAAGCACATGCAGAGTCCATGACTGTATCatataaaacacacacaaattccAAGTCACACATAAGTAGCTCCTATGATTTTAAGTGAGTATGTGAAAGAAAATGGTGAAATTTCAAAAGTGCTTAAGGCTCAGAAGCTCACAAAAGGGTCCTCATCACTTAAGGAATTAGGATACACAGGCAGCAAGCAATAGTTATGAACCATCACAAAACACCTGAAACAACTCATAAGTATCACAATCCTTACAAGCTTAAGGATGGGTATCTTGGTCCCCCAAGGTTGCCTCAGAGTGGAACAATACCATGAGCCAGGTACTTCCTTTTTGAAAACACATGATCCCAATTTAACACCATCTTGAGACATTAAAATATTCCTCAACCATTctgaaatgattaaaaaaaataccagatAGAGATTTAACAAAGTGTCTGatacatagtatatatttttaaatatttgttaaataaatgagcaAATGTATGAATGTACAAACTCAACAAACAAGCTCGTGTCAAGCTGTCCTGGTTCTAGTCATATTCTGAAGAATGAAGAGGCACAATAcgtataaaaataaatcttttactaAAACTCAAATGCCAACTGGCAAAAAAAAGTTCTGATGTAAAGAATCTCAAAACATACTATACAGAAAATTCAGCCTAACAAAGGATACACTTGACAGAACAACCAAGagattaaaatttttcatttcttgcttACGGTTGCAAAAGTAAGATATTTTGCTACTTATCTCTTAGGACATGAGAACACATTTCTCaagataaaaaaaacaagaaattattAAATTGTATTTGTTATATTGTTATTGATTCACGTATCACTAAGAAGTCGTCTTTAGTTAAGATAAAACACTTCATGCACTGTGATTTGTGACATTGATCATAATCTGAAAAATCCCTACTTAAAGATTCTCACTAGTCATATTTATAAAAAGTGCCAGTGCCCAAGTGACCAAGAGAGAAAGATATCAATACATGCCCATTTGCCTAGAATTTAAAATGATTTCCTATTCAATGTCATGTACACATCACTTAATACAGAAAAATCAGACTATAAAGTGATCCTGAGCCGTCTACTGCAttttttaagaggaaaaagaagagaggagagcttGAAACCAGAGACTACAAGCTTCCTTGGATACTGTAGAAGAGCACAGTATACAAACTtttctgaataaataaaataggttgCCCATTAGTTAGAAATCAAAATTACCTTATCTATTTAAGTGGGTGCACACAAAACACTTTTAAGAGGCAATGCAGCAAGACTGATATTTAACCATTATTTTAAACTCTGCTTTCGTATCTACATTAGTAATACAAGCTGAAAAGACTAAGAGGAAAACCTCAAGTACAAAATTGCACaacactgggaaacggactttggcccagtggttagggcgtccgtctaccatatgggaggtccgcggttcaaaccccgggcctccttgacccgtgtggagctggccatgtgcagcgctgatgcgcgcaaggagtgccgtgccacgcaagggtgtcccccgcgtgggggagccccacgcacaaggagtgcgcccgtgaggagagccgcccagcgtgaaaagaaagtgcagcctgcccaggaatggcgccgcccacacttcccgtgccgctgacgacaacagaagcggacaaagaaacaagacgcagcaaatagacaccaagaacagacaaccaggggagggggggaaattaaataaataaataaatctttaaaaaaaaaaaaaaaaaaaaaaattgcacaacACTGGgaaaggattgtgggaagatagcagagtaggaagctccaggaatcagtcccttcTTGGAAACAACTATTTAACTGGCAGGaaatgtctgaaacaactattttgaaactctggagtccagtggaacactgtgcagcacCCATGGAAGAGCTGGAGTTAGAGGCTGATAAATTGTGATGAATGGTGCAGTGGTGACCATTCCCCATCCCTCAACTGTGTGGCAGGCAGCCATGGGAACTAAGTCTCAGCTCCTGATGTACCGTGCTGGTACAGGGTGACCTATAGAACCTGGCCCTCCAAAATCCAGGGGAGTGTGGTCTGACCACCAATTGCTGCTTTTGATCAGATACTTCAGTTGGCTAGGTGGTAGGCTCTGAGGGTGATCACTGTTCCAAATTCATCAGTGAAAAGCGGCAGAGAAGAATTAAAGAGTGTGAAGTTAAGGTTATTGATTTTTTATCTCCTTTGTAAATGTAgatatttagagctataaatgttTCTCTCAGtattgcctttctttctttttttttccccagtttttaatttattttattttaatggataATTAAATAAAACTAAGCATAGACTCCTCATCCCCATACCTCTTACACATCTATAAAACTGAAACATATTTACaagttaaacaaatgaaaattcacaAAGCCAATGAAATTCAAATTCACAATAATCATTTCTTCATGAAATACATCACTCCTCACAATATGAACATGGTAATGATGACTACGGCTGTGTAGATtctttggagacttcaacatgcctaTATCATATTGTGTCTAGTAGTGATTCAATTTTTTCCTACTCTTGCTCATACAAACTACTGTGAAATTTTCATTTAGGCTGTGTGCCATAATAACTTAACTTTCATCTGGCTCAAATGCATTCTTTGCATACTTAATATAACTCCcctccatttttttcattaaccCACATTTAAAATATCAAGACATTTAGTAAAATTGCATGACAACACTCATATTCCAAAGTATTCATCCAGAGGATACAGAATGAGAttgcattattttaataatcctcatggaaatggaaaaacataaaataaaaatttcttataGAGAACTTGCATCCTTACAAGAATATATCTTTGGAGGGCCAGGAGTCCATAGACCCCAGTCTGAAGCTCTTGGCATGTTATAATGGTTAATTATGCTAATTAACCTTGCGAAACAAAGGTTTCATGTTTTTGAGGCTGTTTGAAAATGTTAGGACACCCTTTAGCTAGATTTGGTTTTGTAATATGACCTATCACAATGTCAAAAGGCaatttgatttccattctttcctctgtctaaTTGAGGGTAGCTACCCTATAGATAAAGCCTTCTGTCCCTACCCTATGTCACAAATTCCCACAGCAATTTATCCTTGTGCTGTAACACATCATGAAAGTCTGAGTTATacagattttccatttttaaatgcaGTCCCCTTCTTTATGAGGATTTAATCATATAAAACATGTAAGCTGGGTCATGAGAATGAGAAACAGACTAAAATACGACTCAGCAATAACCCTCTCTTTGATAACTGAGAAATAAGCAGTTAAAACCATGTAGGTCCGACATCTTCTTCATTCAAAATGGATTTTCTTTCTCTGCAGTCAACTCACAATATCCTGGAATTAGACCCTGGGCCTCTCTCACCAGTCCTCTAGAAGTGCTCAAGCTTGGGgtttttataaatattgtttATGGCAGCTACTTACCAGGTACAGGAAATGTACCAACCTGGGATAGGTGCATCTTATCCTGTTATATCAGGTGCTAATCCTCTAGTGATAGGTCACAACACATATCCAGAATTTAAAGTACATTGAAGAAACCATAGACCCTCCTTCAGGCAAAAACTGGTCCTTATTTGCAGGGCCAATTACTGAAGCATTTTTTTCTCAGCATCTAGTGGCAATAATGAGTAATGTGGACTGGATTTCTGGTACTAAATTTGTTTCTCTAAATCTGGAAATAAAAAAATGTCATGTCATGTCATGTCCTGTCCTTGTATGCAGAATTCTTCTAATTAGATTTGTACTTAGTATGTTTTATAAATTTGTGACATCTCTGTCACAAAAAATTGCCTTTCTTATATCCCATAAGTCTTGGtatgttatgtttttgttttaatttgtctcaagatattttctaatttctttgtgatttcttctttgacccattagtTGTTTAATACTGTGGTGTTTAAGgtccatatatatgtaaattttccagtttccttctattattgatttctagcttaattccattgtggttaagaagatgctttgtatgttttcaatacttttaaatttattaagatttgatttgtggtctaacatatgatctatcctagaaaatgttttatgtgcacttgagaagaatgtgtattatgcTGTCATTGGGTTGattgttctatatatgtccattaggtttaACTGGTTAACAGTTTTCTTCGAgccctctgtttctttttttttttattttttttaaagatttatttttatttatttaattcccctcccctcccccggttgtctgttttctgtgtctttttgctgcgtcttgtttcttgtttctttgtccgcttctgttgtcgtcagcggcacgggaagtgtgggcggcgccattcctgggcaggctgctccctccttcgcgctgggtggctctccttatgggtgcactccttgcgcgtggggctcccctacgcgggggacaccctgcgtggcgcggcactccttgcgcgcatcagcactgcgcatgggccagctccacacgggtcaaggaggcccggggcttgaaccgcggacctcccatgtggtagacggacgccctaaccactgggccaaagtccgtttcccatctgtttctttattgatcttctgtcttgacgttctgtcaatttttgaaagtctccaactattatagtagaattatttatttctccattcgaATCCATCAATTTTGCTTCTCTGTTGAGCAGCaaatattttgggactctgttgTTAGGGGAGGATATTTGTATAACTGTTATACCTTCTTGTTATATGGAACCTTTTATCAATATTTAGTGTATTAGGTCTTTGTGTCCTCTAACTGTTTttgaattaaagtctattttgtctggcaATAATATTGCTAGTTGGGCTTTCTTACTATTTCATGGAATAGTTTTCAATATCTAACgtgaatctcttgcagacagtGCATAGAcagatcatgtgtttttttttaatccatttgccaatctctgtcttttcaatagggaagtttaatctattgacatttaaggtaataactgaaaaggaaggatttacttctgccatttagctatttgttttctatatgtcttGTATGTTTTGTATTCCTTAATTACTCCATTACTGTCTCTTTTTGTATTTAGGTGATTTTTGGTAGTATATCTttttgattcccttctttccttttccttgtaTTTGTAAATTACTTTAACTTTATGACTACAATGGACATCTTGTAATCCATATTGAAGACAGTTGATTTAACATATCTGACTAATAGTTCCAGCAtatgagcttcctcagggatggtttctgtcaaattcttttttttaccaatgggccatattttcctgtttcttagtgtattttatgatttttttaagttgAGAACTGTACATTCTAAATATATTATTGTAATTCTAAAAAtctaattttcccttttcttgggAATGCTGAATTATATATTGTTGAATTACTTATACAATTTACTTTGCTCCCGAatagggaaaggagagaaaagaaaatagaaagaaaaagttgTATAGTTTCAAAGACTCTCTGCCACTTCTGCCTGAGcggggttgaaacaatggctgccctccCTGTGGGTCCCCCCAGCAATCAAAAGCAGCTGAtcggggagaggatgtagctctagcagttgagctcctgcctaccacaaggaagtctgtggtttggttcccagtacctcctaaagaagacagtgacctGGTGTGaagggcaggcacggcaagctgacacaacaagatgatgcaacaagagacacaagaagaaaaacatgatgagagatgcagcaaagcagggaacagaggttccccagtgcctcctagagaagaaggACAAGAGAGTGAGTTGACACAATGGGCAagcacacagcaagctgacacaacaagagacaaaggaggaagaacataacgagagacacaaagcagggaacggaggtggcttaagtgattaggcacctccttcccacattggaagctctgggttcagttcctggtgcctcctaaagaaacaaagaagacaaacagacacagcaggtgcaaacaatgaggggatgggaagaaattaaaaaaaaaaaaaacaatcaaaagtaGTGATCAGCAGTCAGACCACACACCCTCTGTTTTTGGAGGATTTAGTCCTTTCTGTCCACCCTGGTACCATGAAACCACACCAGAAATGCAGGCTGCAGTCCCTATAGCTGCCTGCTACACTGTTGGGAAGAACGGTGGGGAGTGGGATGGTGGTGGCTACATGGAAGGTGAAATTTACTGATATTTACTGTGGTTCACCAGATTCTTCATCCAGCTCTTCCATAGTTGTTGCAAGTATtccactagactccagagtttcaaaatagttgattcactTCCTGCTAGTTCAATAgctgttttggtggagggactaaTTCCTGGAACTTCCTACTCCATCACCTTCCTACAGTCCTctacctctatttttttttcaagtaaacaAATCTCAAACTTGAATTCTTTGAATTGTGGCAATGTTTGAAAACTACTCTCTAGAAGCCACTTGGACAGAGCTCTTGGACAAGACTATGGAAAGTGGATTAGTGAGAAAGGCATTAGAGGCAAGGAGTTTAGACTAAAGCAGTGTTCCAGATGAGGGAAGATGAGAGACGTTAAGACTTGATTTTGAACAATGGCTATGGATATGGAGAAGAGGAAATGGATTCAAGAGCTATTTAGGAGACACACTGATGGTTATTGATGACCTAGTAGAAGTGGAGGGTAAGAGAGCATGAAGAGCATGAAGAGCCTATGATGATTCCCAGATTTCTAtcttcaattatttatttacaagTATTCATTAATTTCCACAGAGAATGAAAACCTGTGTATTTATTACATACTCTAAGTGAATACTGGTCCAAGTTAGAGTTAACCAAATTAAAATCAACCTAAGACTAGGATGAGAGTattaagaagaagaaaagctCAGAATCTAAACCAAACAATAGAATGATAGCCTTAACACAGATGGATAAGAGGATTTGTTGAACATGAATATTCATTGTCTGGTAACTGTTTTCCAATCAAACcattttaatttcaaatgtaCATTTACACTATTCATTTGTAGGCCCCAAAATCagtatttttttccaaagacTATGTCAAAAAGTGGTAATTCCCCAATCCCATAGATTGAAATGGATAAACCCCAAAAATCATAGGAAATAGATTATCCTCGTAGGGAGCCGTCTCTCACTCACTCTTGACACAAAACGCCATGATTCATTTGTGTCGCGCTCTAAGGCCGCCATTCCTTGGTTTCCtacttactctttcttcttcccctttgttCTCCTTCTCCCGCCACTGTTTCAGGCGACAcgctccgattgggcactccctaaagcgcGCGAAAGTTTTTCCGTGGACGTTGCCAAACAATCATCTGCGCATGCTATGGCGCGAAAGCCAGAATCTAATTacccaatcatttactgacacatacGTTGTCGTCAGTATGTGTCACTTCCTTCATCCCTTGACTATATCTACCCCTAACtaaccctcaataaacgagacttgatcagaatcctgtcttgtctccattcttcgtgtctcttgtccccgtctctgtgtggtctgctttgtttctagattccTCAAACTTGGTCGCCCTGGCCCGCAGGCAGGCCGGGTCatatccttctttccttctctttaataAGGCCCTGATTATTTAACTGGAcaaatattttgctcatttgGCAAATACTTATTAAGCACCTTCTACAAGCTACGCACTGCTCAAAGCATTGGCAAAACAGCAATGGGAAAAATATgtacaaacacatacacatatatattatacatatatgtatgtatatatattaatatgtatttattatatgcatgtattatatatatattattcacttttatagatgcatttatatatatatacacctattTTCATGTAGCTTTCATTCCACTGGGTAGAAACACACAATAACTAAATATTCACACCACCAGGATAATGGCTCCTTATCCTGAGATGAATTCTAAACTCTCAGATGACAGGAATCCAAAGCCTTCTAAGATGGGCTCAAACTCATCTCTCCAACATTATCATGCATATTCTTACACTGACCTCACTAACTAAATCACAGAATTAACTCTTCTAACACATTTTCATAATTCTCTACCATTTCCTCCAAATGGAAACTGTCCCCTACTTACCCATAAACACTACTGATTCTGAAAGGCCTACTTCAAGAGCCACTGCTTAGTGTAAGGAGATACCTCCCAGCCAAAAGTGACTTCTCTTCATCTTATGAACCCTCAAAGCATAAGAACTCTTAAGATACTAACTATACTGTGCTGCGCACTAAAATACCTTGGTCACACTTGACAAAATGCTTTCTCATTCGGGGTGGGCTTCATGGGTGTGTAACCTGTGCCatgcttggtttaatgctctggtATCATCATCTTGAAATTCTTCATAAGTTTTGAACAAAgggccctgcattttcattttgcacaaaTTCCCACAAACTATGAGTCAGTCCCGTTCACATTAAATATCtcagtccaaaaaaaaaaaaagaaagaaaaaagaaaagaaacatgtaAAGTAAGCAGGGGAAGGTATTACAGCCTTCTTCCCAGGCCCCCCTTCTCCTGCCCAAAAGAGATCTTAACTTCCATAAATTCTGGATATAGGTTGCTAAAACAGGGATAGCTGATCTTCCTCCCaggattaaaaagataaaaataagccAAGTAAGTAAACCAATTTCATTCTTTGTAGTATTACTTTGTTCTAAAATAACCTCTTATAGGTTCTATGAACCCTAAGATAAATAGTAAAACATAAAAACACTTATATCCAGAAAACCTTGTTACCTGCAACAAATCCACCCACCAGATCCTTTCCAGTAGTAGAGTGTTGACCTTTGACCCAGACTTCTTTGAGGCTATTAAAAGTGTAGAAATAGACAAAATTGGAGCAGCAGAGACTGGAGATTACTGGAAACCATCCTCGATATGGTGCCAGGCTAGGGGAAAAACATAATAAGCAAAATAAAGGTCATGGACAAAAGTTATTAGAAATGGGAAGAGAAAGTCCTAAGAAATAGGAAAGGGTAATTATCACTCACATATTTTCACCATTTAGTCCTACACAATATTGGACTCCAAATTGTACAAATACCATATATTGTGAAGGATGACTaaatcaagaaatattttctaGTACCAATGACACCAAAGAAAcaacatgaatttaaaaattgattttactGATCACCTCTCAATTTCCATTAGTAACATTACTATGTAAACTGTTAAACAATTTTCCCATTGCTGTTAGTTAATATAGCATCATTTATGTTTTACTATAGGGCAGGATTATTTAACATGAagtaaatacagaaaataaatgggAGGGGGGGGATTGGGCATGTCATAAGGAACCAGACTGAAGGGGCTTCCCTGGCCAAACCTGGGGCAATATGAGCACCAACATAATTAAGTACAGTAATCAATTGTAAACTACAGAAAAAAACATGAATTTCTATATTTATacctataataaatatatattatatatatatataaatatatttttatataaaatacatatattatatatatttatatatatat from Dasypus novemcinctus isolate mDasNov1 chromosome 12, mDasNov1.1.hap2, whole genome shotgun sequence includes these protein-coding regions:
- the SLC25A17 gene encoding peroxisomal membrane protein PMP34 isoform X2, which codes for MASVLSYESLVHAVAGAVGSMTAMTVFFPLDTARLRLQVDEKRKSKTTHMVLLEIIKEEGLLAPYRGWFPVISSLCCSNFVYFYTFNSLKEVWVKGQHSTTGKDLVGGFVAGVVNVLLTTPLWVVNTRLKLQGAKFRNEDIVPTNYKGIIDAFHQIIRDEGILALWNGTFPSLLLVFNPAIQFMFYEGLKRQLLKKRMKLSSLDVFIIGAISKAIATTVTYPMQTVQSILRFGRHRLNPENRTLGSLRNVLYLLHQRVKETDFGPVVRASVYHMGGPRFKLRASLTCVELAHAQC
- the SLC25A17 gene encoding peroxisomal membrane protein PMP34 isoform X3 translates to MASVLSYESLVHAVAGAVGSMTAMTVFFPLDTARLRLQVDEKRKSKTTHMVLLEIIKEEGLLAPYRGWFPVISSLCCSNFVYFYTFNSLKEVWVKGQHSTTGKDLVGGFVAGVVNVLLTTPLWVVNTRLKLQGAKFRNEDIVPTNYKGIIDAFHQIIRDEGILALWNGTFPSLLLVFNPAIQFMFYEGLKRQLLKKRMKLSSLDVFIIGAISKAIATTVTYPMQTVQSILRFGRHRLNPENRTLGSLRNVLYLLHQRVKSLRWKISHSKNHRAWWELT
- the SLC25A17 gene encoding peroxisomal membrane protein PMP34 isoform X1, translated to MASVLSYESLVHAVAGAVGSMTAMTVFFPLDTARLRLQVDEKRKSKTTHMVLLEIIKEEGLLAPYRGWFPVISSLCCSNFVYFYTFNSLKEVWVKGQHSTTGKDLVGGFVAGVVNVLLTTPLWVVNTRLKLQGAKFRNEDIVPTNYKGIIDAFHQIIRDEGILALWNGTFPSLLLVFNPAIQFMFYEGLKRQLLKKRMKLSSLDVFIIGAISKAIATTVTYPMQTVQSILRFGRHRLNPENRTLGSLRNVLYLLHQRVKRFGIMGLYKGLEAKLLQTVLTAALMFLVYEKLTAATFMVMGLKNARKH